Sequence from the Synechococcus sp. HK05 genome:
GGCAGCACAGCTACGCCCCGGTGCTGGCCGATGCCATTGCATTGCTTACGTCAAAAAAGCCCCCTAAGAATCCAGCTGATCTCATCGATGCGTGCATACGCAAGTGGCAGCCGGGCAGCAGGGCACGGCAGATCCGGGCGCAGTCGTTAGCTCAATTCCTTAAACACTGTGTCACCCGCGAAGGGTTCCCGACGGTTTGGATGCCACCGGCCAGCTTGCGGGATCACATCGGCATGAAGCCTGCAACTTTCACCAGCCAGGCCGGCGATGCCGTTGAGGATCACCAGCTGGTGGCGCTGATCGACAGCCTTCCGGGCGATGCTGCTGGCTCACGATGGGCCGATGCCCTGCGACTGCTGGCTGAGCTGGGGCTCAGACCAGTGGAGCTGCTGCACCTTGAGGTCCGCACCGATCCGATCACCCGCGAGCCGCACTGGTGGTGCAGTTACGAAAAACGCAGCGGTGGTGGCAGGACGGCACCCAGGAGGGTTCATCCGCTGCCCTTGCGTAATCTCGATGGCCAGCTTCAGCAATGGAATCTCCTGCTCCGCTGGCAAGCTGGACTGATCGAGCTGCCGCCGTTTGGGGGCAACAGCGTCGGGGAGGCGTTCAATACCTATCTGAACCGCCAGCACGGGTGGAAGTTACTCAAGGGCGTGTTGTCTGAAGAGGGCCAGCGGCTGGTGCCCTACAGCTTCCGGCACAGCTACAGCCTCCGCGGGCATCGCCTGGGCATCCCTACGGGGGCCATCGCTGATTCGATGGGGCACAGCATCGAAGTGCATTGCCGAAGCTATGCATGGGCTAGCGCTACAAGCACAACAGATGCTTTCGCGCGGGCCCGGCTACTCCAGAGTCAATAAGCGAATAATTGCTCGAGCTACACCTGGCGGCGCTCAATACTGGTCTGGAGTCTCACCCTCGACCCAGCAGCAGCCAGTGCAGCAGCGATAGGTCGATGCCTGTGCTCCAGCGTTAGCTCCGGCTGGGGGCTGGCTGAGTGATGGCCAGCGGGTACTGCACTTCAAGCCGGTGATCTGGGACCGCTGGCATCAGGAGCTCGAGATCACCACCGGCCAGGTTTGCGGGATCAACCAGTGCCGTTGCTGCAGCGGCGTGTGTGCATACCCAGCGAGCAGGCAATCAAGCTCTGGCGCAAGCGTCTGGCTGAGGGCTGGAAACCTTGCACGCCGCAATGGCAACCACCGCCACCGCTGGAGCCGAGATCGGGCCGCTAAGCATGCCCAAAGATCCCACCCTGCTCCCGCTCGGGCGCCAATGCAATGCGCGTAAATCCCGATTGCCGTGGGGTGCCCGCCGTGGCGATGTTGCAGGCATCAACCAAGGAGGCGCCCGCATGGACGACACGCCACCCCGCTACCAGCCAGAAGCACGCTGACTGCAGGCCCCTGCTCCAACAGTCTTTACCTAACCCTGGGCGGGTCGTTCAGCCGGGCAAGAGGAGGAATGGCATCAACAGCCGCCTCAACCTGTGCGCCTGACTGCTCGACACTCCATCTGCACCGCCACAGGTGCCCCAGGAGAAACAAGAGCCCACACCTGGAGCGTTCGGCCCCAGGTGCCAACGCCAGCAGCTTCGATCCAGACCAAACGCTTCATTCGACGTGATTTACCAATGACCCTCGGGCGTTGCTCGGGGGTTTTTGATTGACCCTGGCCTGATGTCTCAAGACCTTGCTGCATCTCCCTTCAGTGGTGATTCAGGCAGGCTCGGGTTCATGTGAACTGATCAGACTGCCAGCTCTAATCACCACTTCAGGAACCAGAGGAGCGTGTTCACTGGTGTCTGTGACGGTGGTGCGCGTCGCTCACGTGGGGATGCTTGTGCTCAAGCTCCTCGTGCTCATGTTCATGGGCATGCCAATAGGGCCGATCGCCTGGATAAGCCAGTTGAGCGTCGGAAGGATGGGCGTGGTTGTGATGGGGATCTGGGTCGCTCGGGTCATGGCGGTGGCGATGGTGATGGCGCTGCGCCGTGTGGTGATGCCTGTGGCTGTGCTCGTCCCTGAGCAGCAGAACCACACCGGCGACCATCAGTCCTGCGGCCATCGCCAATGGCAGGGTGAGCGCGTTTCGCAACACCACCACAGAGAAGAGCGCTCCAACGAAGGGCGCCGTGGCAAAGATCACGGCTTCCCGGGCAGCACCAAGGGCACGCAATGCCAACAGATCCAGCCAGATCGAGAGGCCATAGCCCAGCGCTCCAATCAGCAGCACCAGAGCCATCTGGGCAGGCGCCGGAAAGCGCTCCCCCAGCGTCCACGCCAGCGCGAGCATCGGTAGGGCTGCTCCGATCGCTTTGAAGCTGGCGATCTGCACTGGGTCCCGGAGCGACAACCGCTGGCTGATGTTGTTGTCGATGCCCCAGGCGAGGGTGGCCAGAGCGATCAATGCGGTGCCAGGCCAGGTGCTTCCTGCCAGCGATCCGCCTGAGAGCACGGCGGCGCCGGCGAGGGTGAGTGCTGCGGCAAGCAGGCCACGCCGGCCCAGATGTTCCTTGCCGATCACAACAGCAATCAACAAGGTGAACACGGTTTCCAGATTGAGCAGGAGTGAACTGGAGGCAGCGGGCAACCGAGCCAGGCCATGCACCAGGGCTAGAGGGCCGATCACCCCGCCGAGCAACGTCAACGCCGCCAAACCCTTCCAATCGCTCGGTTGCACCGGGGCTTCCTGCGTCGCGGTGGGCTGCACCATGCGCAGCGGCCAAAGCACCAAGGCCGCACCGCCATAGAGCAGCCCAGCCAGGCTGAGGGCCGAGCCTGCGTGCGTGAGCGTGCTGATCACTGGAGCACTGCAACCGAACAGCACGGCAGCGATCAGCCCGGCCCACTGGCCTCGCGCCTGCGAATCAGCGTGCAGGCGCATCGCCCTGGAGCAACACAGCCGTGTTGCCACTGAGGATCTGCTCACCGCCCTGTAACCCCTGCACAATCTCCACTTGATCCGATCGGGCTGGCCCGAGCACCACCCGCAACGGCTGGGCGGAGCCGCGCTGATAGCGATAGACCACCGGCTCACCGTTCAGCAGTTGCACCGCCTGCCGCGGCACGGTGAACTGCCGCTCGCTCGACGGCACCAGGGCAAAGGCTGTCACCGCTGTGCCAGCAGGGGGTAAAGCCCCTGCCACGGGCGTGGCGCGCACGATCATCACGCGGTTGGCGCTGGCGGAATCCGGCGCGACGGCCACCACCCGGGCGCGCAATTCCTGGCTCCCTGCTTTCACGCGCAGCACCTGATCGCTCTGCAGGTTGGCGGCCAACAGAGGCGACACCATGAAGCGCAGTTCACGGCCCGAGGTATCGGTGATCTCCGCCAGATCACTACCGGCCTGCAACACCGATCCTTGACTGGCATCGAGGGCGGCCACCGTGCCGGTGATCGGGCTGCGGATCTGGAGCACACCAGCGCTCGTGGGAGAACCGATGGCCCGGACCTTCGCCTGCGCCGAGCGGGCATCAGTGCGCGCCTTCACGCTGGCGATCCGCCGTGTTTCGAGCTCATGCCAGGCCAGGGCACCCTGGCGGGCCATCGGCAGGGCCCGCTGATACTGCTGCTCCAGCGACTGCGCCGTGGCGGCGGAGCCGTCGGCTTCAGCGCGGATCGCTGCCGCCTCCGGGCTACGCACCTCGGCCAGCACTGTTCCGGCCTGCACCCTTTGTCCCGGAGCCACGAGCAAGCGCATCACCTGACCAGTCACCGGCATCCCCACCTGGGCGCGTGCACCCACCTGGGCCTCCACAAATCCGGTGATCGGCCGCTCGATGGTGGTGCTCAGTTCAGGCCGGATCAGCGTCAAGCCCGCCTGGCGGAGTTGCTGCTCCGTGAGGGGAATGGTTCGGTTTTCACCTGAAATCTGAGCCGAAGCGGCTTGCGGCGTTGTGCTGTTCGGTGATCGGCTGTGGCGGCCCAGGCCGAAAGCGAGGAGCAATGCCGCCACGAACATGACGGGCAAGGTCACAGCGCGGTTGGCGATCCACCAGGCCTTCTGCGGGCTGGCATCCAGCTTCCCGGTGAACCGGGTGAGCGTTCTTGCGAGGGTGTTGGTCATGGGGGATCAGAGGTCTGCAGAGAGCGATGCAAGCTGTGGTGCGGGGAGCAACCAGCGACCGAAACGGGCATAGAGAGCCGGGATCACCAGCAGGGTGAGCGCGGTGGACGTGATCAGGCCGCCGAGCACCACCACCGCCAGCGGCTGCAGGATTTCACTGCCGGCGCCAAAGGCCACAGCCAGAGGCAGCGTTCCCATGGCCGAGGACAGCGCCGTCATCAAGATGGCGTTGAGGCGCTCCAGGCTTCCCTCCGCAATCACGGTGTGCAGAGGCTGACCAGCGGCATGGCGGCGGTTGTAGTTGTCCACCAGCAGCAATCCATTGCGCACGGCTACACCGAACAACGTGATGAAGCCGATCAGCGAGGCCACCGACAACACCGCACCACTGAGCAGCACCGCCACCACACCACCCACCAATGCCAGCGGCAGATTGAGCATGATCGCGACAGTGGCGGGCAGTGATTTCACGGCTGTGATCATCAACAACGTGATCACCACCGCCGCCACCAGGCTGTAGAGCACCAGGCTGCCTGTGGCACGTTCTTCTGACTCGAACTGACCGCCGTAGCGGATCGCGTAGCCCTGCGGCAGGCGAACATCGCGAGCCACGGCCCTCTGGATGTCCCGCACCACCGAACCCAGAGCGCGGCCGCTCACGTTGGCGGAAACAACGATCAGGCGGGAGACATCTTCCCGGTTGACGATGTTGTTGCCGAGACCCTCTTCCACCCAGGCCACGCTGCCGAGGGGCACGGTCATGCCATTGGAGAAGGCCACCGGCAGGGCGCGGATGGCATCGAGGCTGCTGCGGCTGGCGGCATTGAGCTGCACGAGCACATCGCTGCGCACGCCGGCTTCCACAACATGGCCCGCCACCTTGCCGTTGAGCGCGATCTCCACGGCCTGGGCCAGATCCTCGATGCTCAGCCCGAGGGCAGCCGCCAGGGGGCGGTCGTAGTGGATCTGGATCTGGGGGATGGGCAGTTGGGGCTCCAGCTGTAGATCCACCACCCCCTCAATCGGCTCCACCACCTTCACCACGGCTTCGCCGAGGCGCCGCAATTCCGCCAGATCGGTGCCATAGATCTTGATGGCGATGGCGCTGCGCACACCGGAGAGCACCTCATCCATGCGGTGCGAGATGAAGCCACCGATGTTCGGGGCCACTCCGGGAATCTTCAGGAAGGCCTTGCGCAGTTCCGCAATCGCGGCGGGCCTGTTGTCCATCGCTTTGGCGCTCAGCTCCACATCCACGTGGGCCAGGTTCACCCCGGCTCCGTCGGCATCGCCGGGGGCACGGCCGGTGCGCAGCTGCACCCACTCCACCAGCGGGCTGTCCTGCAGGGAGCGCGTCAACGCCAGGCCGGCGCGATTGGTCATCTCCAGCGACACACCTGGATAGAGCACCATCGAATTCACCAGCGACTGCTCGCGGAACTCCGGCAGGAACACCCGGCCCAGGCTGGGCAGGATCAGCGCGGTGCCCACCACCAGGCTCAGGGCGATCGCGAGCAGCCGCTGCGGTTGCGCCAGGGCCATCGCCAGCCAGGGCCGATAGATCCGTTCGCAGCGGTTGGCGATCCAGGTGTTTTCGGGCGGCAGCTGCACCGGCGCCAGCAAAATCGCGCAAAGGGCTGGCGAGAGCGTCACCGCCACCAGGGTGGAGGCACCGATCGAGAAGAGATAAGCCAGGCCCATCGGCGCAAAGATGCGGCCCTCCACCCCCGTGAGCGAGAAGATCGGAGCAAACACCACCGCAATGATCAAGGTGGAGAACAGCACCGGCTGACGCACCTCCACCGAGGTGTCGAACACCACCTGCAGCGGCGATCGTGGTGTGGGACTGCTCTGATTGCGGCGCAGACCGCGGTAGCAGTTCTCCATGTCGACGATCGAGTCGTCGACCACCGAGCCGATCGCCACCACCAAACCGCCCAGGGTCATGGTGTTGAGGCCAAGGCCAAAGGCCTTCATCAACATCAGGCCGATCAACAGCGACAGTGGAATGGCGCTGAGGGTGATCACGGCGGCGCGCCAGTTCATCAGAAAGGCCACGATCACCAGCGACACGATCACGATCCCGAGCAACAGCGATTCGCTCACATTGCGCAGCGCGGTGTCGATGAAATTGCTCTGCCGGAAGGTGCGCTTCACCCGCACATCTTTCGGCAGGGTGCGATTGAGCTCAGCGATGCGCTGCTCCACCGCACGGGTGACTGTTGGCGTATCCACATCCGGCTGCTTGATCACCATCAGCACCACCGCCGGTTGACCGTTGAAGCTGGCGTCGCCCCGCTTCAAAGCCGGTCCTCGCTTGACTTCGGCCAGGGTGGAGAGGAGCACAGGCCGGCCCTGCTGATCAGCCACCGCCACATCCGCCAGATCGCTCGTCTGCTGGATCTGAGCCAGCGGCCGGATCAGGCGCTCCTGGCCGCCGCCCACCAGGAAGCCTCCCGGGCTGGTGGACATCGCCGCCGAGACCCCCTGCATCACAGCTTTGAGGCTGACCCCTTTCACCTGCAGCTCCTGCGGATCAAGGAGCACCTGATACTGCGCTTCTTCCCCGCCATAGACAGTGATCTGCGCCACCCCAGGCACCGCCAGGATCGGGTTGCGATAGGAGCGCAGCACCAGCTGTTGCAGATCCATCAGCGACGTGGTGCCGCCGGGTTCCACCGTGAAGGCGACCTGAAGAATCGTGCCGAGAGGCGACACCAGCGGTGAGATCTCCGGCGCTGCGGCATTGGCCGGCAACTGGGTTTCCACCTGCTGCATCCGCTCAGACACCGATTGGCGGGCCCGATAGATGTCGGCGTTCTGGTTGAACACCACCTGCACCATGGAGAGCCCCGCCTTGGAGGAGGAGCGCACGGTCTCCACGCCGGCGATGCCATTCAGCGCCGATTCCACCGGCAGGGTGATGCGCGTTTCCACCTCCTCCGGCGACAGGCCATCGGCTGTGATCTGCACATCTACTTGTGGTGGGGCGAACGGCGGAAACACATCCAGCGGCATCTGGCGGAGCATCACCAGGCCAGCAACGCTGACCACCACGGCGGCCACCACCACCAGCCAGCGGCGGGCGATCGAGAAGCGCAGGGTGGTGTTGAGCAGCGCTTCGATCATTCGCCCTGCTGCTTGCGGCGCAGGGTCAGCGTTGCCCCGGCGGCCACCACCAGGGCAGCAGCGACGCCACCAGCGATCAGAGCGCTGTTGCCTTCAGGTTGATCAGCTGGGCGATCGGCACTGGCCTCAGCGGCGGAGGGTTCGGCCTGCTGCGTTTTTTTCGATTCGGCATACAGCGAGAGGGCGCCGTTCACCACCACGTCGTCGGTGGGATCGAGGCCCTCGGTGATCACGATCTGATCGCCAAGGGTGGGACCGGTCTGAACGAAGACCGGGTCGTAGGTGGTGGCCGTCTTCACGAACACCAGTGGTTTGCCATCCGCCTGAACAACCGCGGCCGTCGGCACACTGAGACCCTCCGGGCCCTGTTGGGGTGGAGTGGCCGTCACACCCAACAGGGCATCGGTTTCGGTGTTCGCCTTCACCTGGCGCACATCCCCCTGCTGCTGAAATTCATCCCCATGGCCCACGTGGGACCAGGCAGGGGCCGTCAGCAGCAACGCCGCGGAGGCGACCAGAGCGGAGGCACTCCCTTGAACAATGCGATGGATCAAGGCCTGAGAGAGAAACGCTGGCCGGAGGATGGCGCAGGCGCGATGAAAAACAGATGAAATCCGCTGCCCCACCTAGCCTTTTGGCGATCTGAACCGCACGCCATGCCCTTGCGGATCCTGCTGGTGGAAGACGAGCCGGATCTGGCTGAATCCCTGGTCGCCGTTCTGGAGCAGCAGGGCCATGTGGTGGACCACTGCAGCGATGGCCTCTCCGCCTGGACCTTGCTCAGCGGTGATCTGGCGCGCTACGAGCTGGCGCTTGTGGACTGGATGGTGCCGCAGCTCAGTGGTGTTGAGCTCTGCCGGCGCCTGCGCGCCGCAGGCTTCACCGTGCCGGTGTTGTTGTTGACGGCCCGCGATGGCACCGCCGACCGGGTGGAAGGACTCGATGCGGGTGCGGACGACTACCTGAGCAAGCCGTTCGCCATGGAGGAACTGCTCGCCCGGGTGCGCGCCTTGCAGCGCCGCCATCCGGGCTACCGCGAACCGCAGCTGCAGGTTGGCAGCTACAGCCTGGATCCCTCCCGCAGCGAGCTGACGGTGCAGGCGCCAACTGGCGCGGTGCGTGTGCCGCTCTCGGCCAAGGAATTGCAGCTGCTCACCTATTTCATGGAGCACTCCGGAGACATCCTCAGCGGTTCCCGCCTGCGCAACCAGCTGTGGGACCTGCATCAGGACCCGGTGAGCAATGTGGTGGCGGCGCAGGTGCGGCTGTTGCGCCGCAAGCTCGCCGATCACGGTCTGCCGTCGCCGATCACCACGGTGCCCTCCCGCGGCTATCGCTTTGATGCAGACGCCACGGGCAGCGCCTTGCAGCCGAGCTGATGGCAGGGCTTGAGCACAACTTGATCCGGCGTGCACGTCTGCGGCTGGCGGGCCTCTCCCTGCTCGTGATGGGGAGCATCCTCTATGCAGCGGGATTCTCGATGGGCCGGCTGTTGCTGCAGGCCCAGGAACAGGCCCTGCAGAGCGAGCTGGTCAACCTGGCCGGCACCCTGCACGACAGCCTCAAGCCCGTGCTCCCGCCGCCCTCAGCAGGACCTGCCTCACTGGCCACGGTGCTGCCAGGGCTTTGCCTGGCGGATCGCCCCTGCCCTGTGCCCACAACCCTGATCGAGCGCCATGCGCTCGGCGTCACCGATCCGGAACGGTTTCAGCTGCAGATCCTCAACGGTGAGGGAGAGGTTGTGGCCACATCCCCACCATCTCGGGAGCCAACCCCCGGTTCGCTGATGCTCACCACCAGCGTTGTGCTGCACCGCTCTCACGGCGATCAGGAACAGGACTGGGGCAGCTTGCGCCTCAGCCGCAGCCTCGCTGGCCTGGAGGCGGAGGCACAGCGCCTGTGGTGGCTCGGCCACGGCGTGTTTGTGCTGGCCTTGGTGGTGATCGCGCTGGCGAGCTGGTGGCTGGCCGGCCTGGCGATGGCACCGTTGATCGAGGCCTACCAGCGCCAGGAGCAATTCAGCGCGGATGTGGCCCATGAGCTGCGCACGCCCCTGGCCAACTTGCTTGCTGTTGCTGAGGCTCAACGTGCCCAACCTGGAATCGAGCGGGTTCTGGCTCAGGGCCAACGGCTGCAGCAGCTGATCGCCGATCTGTTGCTACTGGCCAGCCTGGAGCGGCCCGGCGCCAAGACGCCGATGCAGCGCTGCGACCTGGCTGAGATCACAGCGGATGTTGTGGAGGACTGGTCCGAGATCGCGGTGGCATCGGAGCAGACCTTGTCGATGGCGCTGGAAGCAGAGACCACCACGCTGCGCGGAAACGAGCGGGAACTGAGCCGGCTTCTGATCAATCTGATCAGCAATGCGCTGCAGCACTCACCCTGTGGTGGAACGGTGGAAGTGCGCCTGGAAACTCAGGGCCGCTGGTTGGCTTTGAGCGTTCGCGATCAAGGCCCCGGCATCTCGCTGGAGGATCAACAGCGGATCTTTGAGCGCTTCACACGCCTGCAACCGGATCGCTCGCGTCAGAACGGCGGCAGTGGCCTGGGGCTGGCCATCGCTCAGGCGATCGCCAACCGCCATGGGGGAGAGATCCGCGTGGCGTCAGAACCGGGGCACGGAGCCACATTCACGGCACTGCTGCCAGCGGCCGGCTGAAGCCGTCCAATCGCCTTGACTCTCCACCTACTGGAGACCATACGGTTGATGGAGATGCCTGATCCCGTGATGCCCACGCTCCCTCTGGCCCTCGCTCTGGCGGGCCTCTCCGTAGCGGCCACCGCACCTAGCCACGCCGCAGAGGTCGTGGCGGCCTACCGCTCCGCCAGCTGCGGTTGTTGCAAGGGCTGGCTCGATCACATCAGGAAAGCCGGCTTCACGGTGCAGGACCACGTCGTGAACAACCTGCCGGCGATCAAGCGGCGCTACGGCGTTCCCGGCGCCCTCGGCTCCTGCCACACCGCCACGATCAACGGGTATGTCATTGAGGGCCATGTACCGGTGTCGGCGATCCAGAAGCTGCTCAAGGAGCGCCCCAAGGTGGCTGGCATCGCCGTGCCCGGCATGCCCCTGGGCTCACCCGGCATGGAGTCGACGCTGCGGAGTGAGACCTACACCGTGTTCACCTTCACCAGAACAGGGGTGATCAAGCCGTTCCAGACGGTGAAGGGTTGATGGAGCAGACCCCGCTCAGTAGCAGCGCAGCTCTGCGCGATGTGCGGCTCTACCGAATGGACACGGCTGATCACGCCTGCCCGTGGGGGCTGCGGGCAGTGGCCCTGCTGCAGAGCCAGGGCATTGCGTTTGAGGACCACCGCCTGCGCAGCCCTGAGGAGGTGGAAGCGTTCAAACGCGCCCACGGGGTGAGCACCACCCCGCAGGTGTTCAGCGGCCCG
This genomic interval carries:
- a CDS encoding site-specific integrase — protein: MRQLAKGWTVRESPKSGRVMLKVRGETEQAITLPFEWTASESGDAYIRIRNIYKLVAGDGHSLQAAAEIAAGKAPNTTIDWAAAVARFHQQKTHHGATIKPNTWQHSYAPVLADAIALLTSKKPPKNPADLIDACIRKWQPGSRARQIRAQSLAQFLKHCVTREGFPTVWMPPASLRDHIGMKPATFTSQAGDAVEDHQLVALIDSLPGDAAGSRWADALRLLAELGLRPVELLHLEVRTDPITREPHWWCSYEKRSGGGRTAPRRVHPLPLRNLDGQLQQWNLLLRWQAGLIELPPFGGNSVGEAFNTYLNRQHGWKLLKGVLSEEGQRLVPYSFRHSYSLRGHRLGIPTGAIADSMGHSIEVHCRSYAWASATSTTDAFARARLLQSQ
- a CDS encoding DUF1651 domain-containing protein, encoding MCIPSEQAIKLWRKRLAEGWKPCTPQWQPPPPLEPRSGR
- a CDS encoding DMT family transporter; the encoded protein is MRLHADSQARGQWAGLIAAVLFGCSAPVISTLTHAGSALSLAGLLYGGAALVLWPLRMVQPTATQEAPVQPSDWKGLAALTLLGGVIGPLALVHGLARLPAASSSLLLNLETVFTLLIAVVIGKEHLGRRGLLAAALTLAGAAVLSGGSLAGSTWPGTALIALATLAWGIDNNISQRLSLRDPVQIASFKAIGAALPMLALAWTLGERFPAPAQMALVLLIGALGYGLSIWLDLLALRALGAAREAVIFATAPFVGALFSVVVLRNALTLPLAMAAGLMVAGVVLLLRDEHSHRHHHTAQRHHHRHRHDPSDPDPHHNHAHPSDAQLAYPGDRPYWHAHEHEHEELEHKHPHVSDAHHRHRHQ
- a CDS encoding efflux RND transporter periplasmic adaptor subunit, with the protein product MTNTLARTLTRFTGKLDASPQKAWWIANRAVTLPVMFVAALLLAFGLGRHSRSPNSTTPQAASAQISGENRTIPLTEQQLRQAGLTLIRPELSTTIERPITGFVEAQVGARAQVGMPVTGQVMRLLVAPGQRVQAGTVLAEVRSPEAAAIRAEADGSAATAQSLEQQYQRALPMARQGALAWHELETRRIASVKARTDARSAQAKVRAIGSPTSAGVLQIRSPITGTVAALDASQGSVLQAGSDLAEITDTSGRELRFMVSPLLAANLQSDQVLRVKAGSQELRARVVAVAPDSASANRVMIVRATPVAGALPPAGTAVTAFALVPSSERQFTVPRQAVQLLNGEPVVYRYQRGSAQPLRVVLGPARSDQVEIVQGLQGGEQILSGNTAVLLQGDAPAR
- a CDS encoding efflux RND transporter permease subunit translates to MIEALLNTTLRFSIARRWLVVVAAVVVSVAGLVMLRQMPLDVFPPFAPPQVDVQITADGLSPEEVETRITLPVESALNGIAGVETVRSSSKAGLSMVQVVFNQNADIYRARQSVSERMQQVETQLPANAAAPEISPLVSPLGTILQVAFTVEPGGTTSLMDLQQLVLRSYRNPILAVPGVAQITVYGGEEAQYQVLLDPQELQVKGVSLKAVMQGVSAAMSTSPGGFLVGGGQERLIRPLAQIQQTSDLADVAVADQQGRPVLLSTLAEVKRGPALKRGDASFNGQPAVVLMVIKQPDVDTPTVTRAVEQRIAELNRTLPKDVRVKRTFRQSNFIDTALRNVSESLLLGIVIVSLVIVAFLMNWRAAVITLSAIPLSLLIGLMLMKAFGLGLNTMTLGGLVVAIGSVVDDSIVDMENCYRGLRRNQSSPTPRSPLQVVFDTSVEVRQPVLFSTLIIAVVFAPIFSLTGVEGRIFAPMGLAYLFSIGASTLVAVTLSPALCAILLAPVQLPPENTWIANRCERIYRPWLAMALAQPQRLLAIALSLVVGTALILPSLGRVFLPEFREQSLVNSMVLYPGVSLEMTNRAGLALTRSLQDSPLVEWVQLRTGRAPGDADGAGVNLAHVDVELSAKAMDNRPAAIAELRKAFLKIPGVAPNIGGFISHRMDEVLSGVRSAIAIKIYGTDLAELRRLGEAVVKVVEPIEGVVDLQLEPQLPIPQIQIHYDRPLAAALGLSIEDLAQAVEIALNGKVAGHVVEAGVRSDVLVQLNAASRSSLDAIRALPVAFSNGMTVPLGSVAWVEEGLGNNIVNREDVSRLIVVSANVSGRALGSVVRDIQRAVARDVRLPQGYAIRYGGQFESEERATGSLVLYSLVAAVVITLLMITAVKSLPATVAIMLNLPLALVGGVVAVLLSGAVLSVASLIGFITLFGVAVRNGLLLVDNYNRRHAAGQPLHTVIAEGSLERLNAILMTALSSAMGTLPLAVAFGAGSEILQPLAVVVLGGLITSTALTLLVIPALYARFGRWLLPAPQLASLSADL
- a CDS encoding efflux RND transporter periplasmic adaptor subunit codes for the protein MIHRIVQGSASALVASAALLLTAPAWSHVGHGDEFQQQGDVRQVKANTETDALLGVTATPPQQGPEGLSVPTAAVVQADGKPLVFVKTATTYDPVFVQTGPTLGDQIVITEGLDPTDDVVVNGALSLYAESKKTQQAEPSAAEASADRPADQPEGNSALIAGGVAAALVVAAGATLTLRRKQQGE
- the rppA gene encoding two-component system response regulator RppA, with the translated sequence MPLRILLVEDEPDLAESLVAVLEQQGHVVDHCSDGLSAWTLLSGDLARYELALVDWMVPQLSGVELCRRLRAAGFTVPVLLLTARDGTADRVEGLDAGADDYLSKPFAMEELLARVRALQRRHPGYREPQLQVGSYSLDPSRSELTVQAPTGAVRVPLSAKELQLLTYFMEHSGDILSGSRLRNQLWDLHQDPVSNVVAAQVRLLRRKLADHGLPSPITTVPSRGYRFDADATGSALQPS
- a CDS encoding cell wall metabolism sensor histidine kinase WalK; its protein translation is MIRRARLRLAGLSLLVMGSILYAAGFSMGRLLLQAQEQALQSELVNLAGTLHDSLKPVLPPPSAGPASLATVLPGLCLADRPCPVPTTLIERHALGVTDPERFQLQILNGEGEVVATSPPSREPTPGSLMLTTSVVLHRSHGDQEQDWGSLRLSRSLAGLEAEAQRLWWLGHGVFVLALVVIALASWWLAGLAMAPLIEAYQRQEQFSADVAHELRTPLANLLAVAEAQRAQPGIERVLAQGQRLQQLIADLLLLASLERPGAKTPMQRCDLAEITADVVEDWSEIAVASEQTLSMALEAETTTLRGNERELSRLLINLISNALQHSPCGGTVEVRLETQGRWLALSVRDQGPGISLEDQQRIFERFTRLQPDRSRQNGGSGLGLAIAQAIANRHGGEIRVASEPGHGATFTALLPAAG
- a CDS encoding DUF411 domain-containing protein; this translates as MPTLPLALALAGLSVAATAPSHAAEVVAAYRSASCGCCKGWLDHIRKAGFTVQDHVVNNLPAIKRRYGVPGALGSCHTATINGYVIEGHVPVSAIQKLLKERPKVAGIAVPGMPLGSPGMESTLRSETYTVFTFTRTGVIKPFQTVKG